Below is a window of Trichosurus vulpecula isolate mTriVul1 chromosome 4, mTriVul1.pri, whole genome shotgun sequence DNA.
GCGGGGGAGGGGAGCGGTTTGGGGGACTCGGAGAAGCTAATCGCTTCCTCTAGCTTTGTCCCCCAGAAACCGTCTGTCTGGTTTGCCTGAGCCAGCACAAACGGAGTAGGGGGACATCCACCCGGAGTTAAGAGGAAAAAGAACGAGAGAGCCAAGGAAATCACCCCTGCACTCTTCCACAGCAACCCAGACTGAATCAACAGCGCCTCACGCCTTTGCCAGAAACTCACCTTcttagaagggggaaaaaaaagtgtgAATGAGAAGTTACTGGAGGAGATGCGGCTGGAGGAGGGGCCCTCATACCAGGAACGGGCTGGATGGTCTGGCTCTGTGCCCTGGgttttctctgttgtctctgtctctgtcctattgcgtgtctctgtctctgtctttcccctccctccctcgcttcctccctcccttttctctcgcAGTCTCTGACTAAACGTTACAAGAAGACGTTCAGTTcaattccaggaatagggaggcGGGGCTCTTCGGCCCAACCGGTATAATAGCTCAGCCGCTGCCTCCCCCAGTGGCATTTACTCTGGACCTCTCCGCCTTCCTCATTACAGCCCTCTGCCCTGCGCACCCGTGCTGCCCTGACTCACAGACACACGCAGCCAGCCAGACAGGCTGGCCAGCCTTGGGGAGACTGACGCTCCCAACTGTGTCTCCCCCACTTATTCCCGGACCCGGGAGACGAAgcctgagggaggaagggaggggggacagGGAGCGGAAGCCAAAAAGACACGCGTGGAACCCTTTTGTGGACTTTACCGTTCCCTACATTTGGCCACAACGCTGGCCACATCTGGCGGGCTTGCTAAGGACCTCACACGATTGGAGACAGTATTGGAGATACACACGGCCTAAAATCCGAAGACTTCGTTCGAACTGCACTAGGTAAGAAAGTGGGGGTGCAGTTTCGGTACTTTTAGGGGGCTTTCTTTGACGTTCCTTTCCCCTTCCCGGAGTCCATTTAGAAGCTAGTTCCCAGCGGAAGATGGGGCGATGTAAGGGGGTGGGATGTGGAATGGAGTAGAAGAATGGGCTTGTTCTCCGGTTTGGGAGCTTCCTtcccctccgcccccccccccacccccagccctatGAATACAAAAgcctggggcagggtgggggtctTCCAGTTTTCACCTCCAGGGCTAAAGCAACTCTGCGCTGGAAAATGCCACAGTTTTCTCGctacacctcccccccccaccacccgGGTACCGGACATCCAGGCGCCCTGCacgtctggggtgggggggggctggAGTGAGAGGGACGGGAAGAGAGCATTTCCCAAGACTACCCACCCTGCCCCAGCCCCCTTCTCTACCCCTCATTGGATACATTTGTTGAAAGCCAACTTGTGCACAGGAGTTTGCAAATTACTCCCTTCGTagtccccttctcctccctctccgcccccaccccccagctggGAGTTCGGGAAAGGGCTGGCAGAGCACCCACCACGCGCTGGCACCGGGCTAGACAGGCAGTGCTGGGGGCGGGGGATGGGTGGAGCTGTGGGAGTCTTCTCCCATTTGCCTGCCCCTACCTAGGACTGACCCCAAAGCCCCGTAGGTTGAAGGTAAGCAATCCCCTAGTGACtgctggggggttgggggggaataTGATGAAATAGGACCTCATCTCCTAGCTTTGGAATCTAGACAGACTCCGTTGTGTTTTGGGACGGGATGGTGTGACATTCTACATCTCActgctccttctctcccttctcaggcTCCAGGGATGTGCTAGCAGCCGGTGCACCTGGGGGCAGCAGCCAAAGGATcgggaggagcagcagcagcagcagcagcagcttctacTGCTGCCGCCGCGGCCACCACCGAGCAGATCCAAGCTGGCTCCTTGCGCCATGGTAACCCACAGCAAGTTCCCCGCCACCGGGATGAACCGCCCCCTGGACACCAGCCTGCGCCTCAAGACCTTCAGCTCCAAGAGCGAATACCAGCTGGTGGTGAACGCTGTGCGCAAATTGCAGGAGAGCGGCTTTTACTGGAGTGCGGTGACCGGTGGAGAGGCCAACCTGCTGCTAAGTGCTGAGCCCGCGGGCACCTTCCTCATCCGAGACAGCTCGGATCAGCGCCACTTCTTCACTCTCAGTGTCAAAACCCAGTCAGGGACAAAGAACCTGCGAATCCAGTGCGAGGGCGGGAGTTTCTCCCTGCAAAGCGATCCCCGGAGCACTCAGCCAGTGCCCCGCTTTGACTGTGTACTCAAACTGGTACATCACTACATGCCCCCCACCTCTTCTTCGTCCTCCTCTACTTCTTCTGGGGccaccccttcttcctccttgcaGGATCAGATGCTCCCTCAACCCCTCTCTGGAGCACCTCCTAAACGAACCTATTACATTTATTCTGGGGGAGAGAAGATCCCCTTGGTGCTCAGTCGACCCCTTTCCTCCAATGTGGCCAGCCTGCAGCACCTCTGTCGGAAGACGGTCAATGGACACCTGGACTCCTATGAGAAAGTTACTCAACTCCCTGGGCCCATCAGGGAATTCCTGGACCAGTACGATGCCCCTCTTTAAAAGGGGATGGAAAACGGACATTCTGCCTTCACCCCACCAAAATATTCGGGGAAGGGGGTTGGCACCTCCATCCCCTGTGGCACATAGCATAAGCACAAGGGAAACAACCAGATTGGAGAGTCCCTTTTTCTCCTATCCAGAGCAGAGCCAGGGAGTCCAGAGGCTCTGCCCTCTGACTTCCCCCCTCGTCCCCCCGCTTCCCTCTCCAGAATGGGTGCAGGCTGGTCTCGAGCGTTTGAGGGGAAAGTGGCAACAAGtcatctctcttccccctctccaactTCTAGAGGAGCCACCAGGCCTTGTAGGACAATTCAGAAAAAAGAGGATttcagtttttcttcctttccttccctccccctacctgGGGAAGCTGGGAGACTGAAGGAGCTTTGAACTGATGTTAGCTAATGGTGAATGTCCCAACTTTCCTAGGGACTTGTTTGCTATTTGATTTAGTTTAAAATGGCTTGAAACCTGAGCTGGTGTCAGGGgctggaagaggagggaggaaaagagggccCCCTGGAATGGGCCTGAGGGCTAGCCAAGGGAATGATCTGATTCTCAATGCAAATAGCTTCCCAACCCCCATTCCTAGCCTCAGGTGAGAAGGGTGTGCTATTCTTACCCTCCTGGGGAGGTAGGAAAGGGGCCTAATATGAGCCTGAAGAAGCTGACTCTCATTCTTACTTATCTCCTCACTTCTGgcacctttccctctccctctcattccccccaacccccattaCCGGGAAACACCCAAGCCTAGATTCCAGCTTGCTGGGGAAAGCCAACATAACCTCTCCTGTTTTAGGGGGCGGTCGTATTGGCACTTGGAAGGGAAGGGGCGGGGGAGAGAATGAAGGCTCTCTGGTCTGGTGGTAGGGTTGGTCCACTGAAGGAGATGGTTtttcttagtctccttttctCATATTGTACCTTTTATCACCTCTTTGTAGGGGGTGGACTGCCTCTTGCCCCAAAGCCCAGAAAAAGAAACTTCATATTTTCCCTCCTTTGTTTGGAAGGGGATTGCCTTAAATCTCTCCCTGTCCCATGGATAGGGGCTGGCACATTAGAGAAACTAATACTTTGCTGATAATGGGTCCACCAGTCCCAGCctaaagcagttaagtgacttgcccaagatcatagagCCTGGGAGTATTTCAGTGTTGTAGCATCCATGGATTCCTCCAATGGGGTATAGGGGGAAGAGTGTAGGAGATTCATGTGTTCTAAAAGACCGCCAGAAGAATAACTTTAGTTATTCCAAAGTGTTACCTAGTCCTTTTGGGGATGCTCGGACTGCCCCCGCTTGGGTGTCTTTTACAGCAGGCCCTACTCCTGCAGCCTCTTGGGTTCCTGGGTGTCTCCCCCCATCCACCACATCCCTGGCTTCTCTAATCAGGGGTTCTCTAGCCTCTCTGCAGGCATGAACATGAGAGGTCAAAGGAGGGGTGGGAGCTGTAGCACTCACTAAGTGCACTGCTTTGAGAAAGCACTGATCATTGTCACCCTACATGGAATGTAGCAACAAAGCAATTACATGgaattgtttggtttttttttttatggaaaacaaaacacacaTGTTTTCTGTGTCAGGTGTTTGGCTGGATGAGGCAGTTGTgtgttgggtgttttttttttctagttaaaaATGTTTACAAATCTGCCTCAATCACTCTGTCTTTTATAAAGATTCCACCCTgtgccctgccctcctcccaccctcctgCCTTTGAGGCCAATAAGAAGATGCTTGAAGAACCGAACAGAATACAAATTCAAGTCAAACTttgcacatatttatatttatattcagaaAAATACATTTCAGTAATTTATAATAAAGAGcactattttttaatgaaaacttcACCGGAGGCT
It encodes the following:
- the SOCS3 gene encoding suppressor of cytokine signaling 3, whose product is MVTHSKFPATGMNRPLDTSLRLKTFSSKSEYQLVVNAVRKLQESGFYWSAVTGGEANLLLSAEPAGTFLIRDSSDQRHFFTLSVKTQSGTKNLRIQCEGGSFSLQSDPRSTQPVPRFDCVLKLVHHYMPPTSSSSSSTSSGATPSSSLQDQMLPQPLSGAPPKRTYYIYSGGEKIPLVLSRPLSSNVASLQHLCRKTVNGHLDSYEKVTQLPGPIREFLDQYDAPL